The following are encoded in a window of Flavobacterium psychrotrophum genomic DNA:
- a CDS encoding TolC family protein produces the protein MKKLTSIFFVSGFALLSLPSFGQQKKWSLRECVEYALKNNISIKLTTLDVQTADVARSDARMAFLPTVNGQGSHSWNIGLNQNITTGLLQNQTTQFTSIGGTVGVDIYKGLQNQNRFSRARLAMVAAQYQLTKMQEDVALNIANSYLQILFNKENLKVQQQQLAIDTKQMERTQQLVDAGVVPQGDLLDVKATVATDNQNRITAENALLISKLSLAQLMQLENFQDFDTDDKDYPTDDTGVLLRSAAEIYNKAREERTVVKIARADVEVAEKDVKIAKGVYQPTIQGFYSFTTRAAYADRVVGYGPNLTTPTSVIGYIDGTNQAVVQNNFVPILGKREAILDQFDQNKGHSFGISLNVPIFNGFAARNGVERAKIALERSRITLQQQELDLEQTVYKAYTDAQGALNTYEAAKTTLAAREGSMNYARERYEVGLINVFDYNQSQTLYVNAQSEVLRTKYDFIFKVKILEFYFGVPISQITEKE, from the coding sequence ATGAAAAAACTAACAAGCATATTTTTTGTTTCGGGTTTTGCCCTGCTTTCTTTGCCCAGTTTTGGGCAGCAGAAAAAATGGAGCCTGAGAGAATGTGTAGAGTATGCGCTAAAAAACAACATATCTATAAAGCTTACCACTCTGGATGTGCAAACGGCAGATGTTGCCCGAAGCGATGCGCGTATGGCTTTTTTACCCACGGTAAACGGGCAGGGGTCACATTCGTGGAATATTGGTCTTAACCAAAACATTACCACGGGTTTGCTGCAAAACCAGACTACCCAGTTTACATCAATAGGGGGTACGGTAGGCGTTGATATTTACAAAGGCCTTCAAAACCAAAACAGGTTTAGCCGTGCCCGCCTGGCTATGGTTGCGGCACAGTACCAGCTTACAAAAATGCAGGAAGATGTAGCGCTAAATATTGCCAACTCTTACCTTCAGATTTTGTTTAACAAAGAAAACCTTAAGGTACAGCAGCAGCAACTCGCAATAGATACAAAGCAAATGGAGCGCACACAGCAGCTTGTAGATGCAGGGGTGGTTCCACAAGGTGATCTGCTTGATGTAAAGGCTACAGTAGCTACTGACAACCAAAATCGGATAACGGCAGAAAATGCCCTGCTTATCTCTAAGCTAAGCCTTGCACAGTTGATGCAGCTGGAAAATTTCCAGGATTTTGATACTGATGATAAAGATTATCCAACCGATGATACGGGTGTATTGTTACGCTCTGCTGCCGAAATTTATAACAAGGCAAGAGAAGAGCGAACTGTGGTTAAAATAGCGCGTGCAGATGTAGAGGTTGCCGAAAAAGATGTGAAAATAGCTAAGGGTGTCTATCAGCCTACAATACAGGGTTTTTACAGTTTTACAACGCGTGCTGCCTATGCAGACAGAGTTGTGGGGTATGGGCCTAACCTAACTACGCCAACATCGGTGATAGGGTATATAGACGGTACTAACCAGGCTGTGGTACAAAATAACTTTGTGCCTATACTGGGGAAAAGAGAAGCGATACTCGACCAGTTCGACCAAAATAAAGGTCACTCGTTTGGTATATCGTTAAATGTGCCTATTTTTAATGGCTTTGCTGCCCGTAACGGGGTAGAGCGTGCCAAAATAGCTTTAGAGCGTTCGCGCATTACATTGCAACAGCAGGAACTGGATCTGGAGCAAACGGTGTATAAGGCATATACTGATGCACAGGGCGCGCTTAATACATATGAGGCTGCTAAAACTACACTCGCGGCACGTGAAGGCTCTATGAACTATGCCCGGGAGCGCTATGAGGTGGGTCTTATAAATGTGTTTGATTATAACCAAAGCCAAACACTTTATGTAAATGCTCAAAGCGAAGTACTGCGAACCAAATACGATTTTATATTTAAGGTAAAAATACTGGA